In [Leptolyngbya] sp. PCC 7376, a genomic segment contains:
- a CDS encoding transposase family protein, whose translation MKSPKKQRLYYSGKKKHHSLKAQMVIAWQWAQIICCDCEKGSTHDFKLLKKSRVHFQQGQLCLADAGYQGLHKRHQRSHTPHKKPKGAEQKQENQLLEDV comes from the coding sequence TTGAAAAGCCCGAAAAAACAACGTCTTTACTACTCAGGGAAAAAGAAGCATCATTCCCTTAAAGCCCAAATGGTCATTGCTTGGCAGTGGGCACAGATTATCTGTTGTGACTGTGAGAAAGGTAGCACCCATGACTTCAAACTACTCAAAAAGAGTAGAGTGCATTTTCAGCAGGGACAACTCTGCCTTGCCGACGCTGGATATCAAGGTCTACACAAGCGACATCAGCGGAGTCACACTCCTCACAAGAAGCCTAAAGGTGCGGAGCAGAAACAGGAGAATCAGCTCTTAGAGGATGTTTGA
- a CDS encoding TldD/PmbA family protein: protein MAQQLAGYKNRLTEFIGKYRNQADFLSIRLEQSEGSSILLRNTKIETISEHTSLGGQVRVCHKGGWGFAAFNNLDNLQVRIEEAIAAARLIGDDETLLASVDPIKAVCILPLAGTDPRIVSLQRKKDLCDHYNQLLRDYGNKITSTTVRYGDSTQSILLVTSEGTLIEQSWADMEMRFAAVARDGETVQTGRETTGSRKAFEDLENLDKQVVGAAQRATNSLTLPTVKGGTYTVVIDPILTGLFVHEAFGHLSEADMAYENPDILETMSMGRKFGGEDLQIFDGAAPEGHRGSYIYDDEGVPATTTQLIKDGELVGRLHSRETAGKLNETPTGNARCLNYHYPPIVRMTNTWIERGETPVADLPTDIKEGVYARNWLGGMTNGEMFTFSAGEAWMIRDGKIAEPVKDVTLSGNVFKTLKNIEAIADDFYWDESGGCGKGGQSGLPVGCGGPSLRIRDVVVGGDA, encoded by the coding sequence ATGGCACAGCAACTAGCCGGCTATAAAAATCGATTGACAGAGTTTATTGGGAAGTATCGTAATCAAGCAGATTTTTTGTCGATTCGTTTGGAGCAGTCGGAAGGTAGTAGTATTTTGCTTCGCAACACCAAAATTGAGACGATTAGTGAACATACCTCTCTTGGTGGGCAAGTGCGTGTTTGTCACAAAGGCGGCTGGGGTTTTGCTGCATTTAATAATCTCGATAATCTGCAAGTGAGAATTGAAGAAGCGATCGCCGCAGCTCGACTCATTGGCGATGATGAAACCTTGCTAGCTTCCGTTGATCCGATTAAAGCTGTTTGCATTTTGCCCCTAGCTGGTACTGATCCGCGTATTGTTTCTCTACAGCGAAAAAAAGACTTGTGTGATCATTACAATCAGTTGCTCCGGGATTACGGCAACAAAATTACGAGCACTACGGTTCGCTATGGAGACAGTACTCAATCAATTTTGCTAGTGACATCGGAAGGAACGCTTATTGAGCAATCTTGGGCTGATATGGAAATGCGTTTTGCTGCTGTGGCTCGTGATGGCGAAACGGTACAAACTGGACGCGAAACCACTGGCTCTCGCAAAGCTTTTGAAGATTTAGAAAATCTAGATAAACAGGTTGTTGGTGCAGCCCAGCGCGCCACTAATTCTTTGACTTTACCAACAGTGAAAGGTGGTACCTATACCGTTGTGATTGATCCAATTTTGACGGGACTGTTTGTCCATGAAGCCTTTGGTCATTTGTCAGAAGCAGATATGGCCTATGAAAATCCAGATATTCTCGAAACCATGAGTATGGGACGAAAATTCGGCGGTGAGGATCTACAGATTTTTGATGGTGCAGCACCGGAAGGCCATCGTGGTAGTTACATTTATGACGATGAAGGAGTTCCTGCGACGACAACACAGCTCATTAAAGATGGCGAATTGGTTGGCCGACTGCATTCTCGCGAAACTGCTGGCAAACTCAACGAAACGCCTACTGGAAACGCCCGCTGCCTGAACTATCATTACCCGCCCATTGTCCGTATGACCAATACCTGGATTGAACGGGGTGAAACACCAGTAGCTGATTTGCCCACTGATATTAAGGAAGGGGTTTACGCCAGAAACTGGCTGGGCGGCATGACCAATGGCGAAATGTTTACTTTTAGTGCCGGGGAAGCCTGGATGATCCGTGACGGCAAAATTGCTGAACCCGTTAAAGATGTCACCCTCTCTGGCAATGTTTTTAAAACCCTCAAAAATATTGAGGCGATCGCCGACGATTTTTATTGGGACGAATCTGGCGGTTGCGGCAAAGGTGGACAGAGTGGATTACCCGTTGGTTGTGGAGGCCCATCCCTGAGAATTCGTGATGTTGTTGTTGGCGGTGACGCATAA
- a CDS encoding 4a-hydroxytetrahydrobiopterin dehydratase: MEAVDHHPDFRIYSYNKVMINLTIYDEGSLSQKDFDLVATFDKL, translated from the coding sequence ATCGAAGCAGTAGACCACCATCCAGATTTCCGAATTTACTCTTACAACAAGGTCATGATTAACCTCACCATCTATGACGAAGGCAGCCTAAGTCAAAAAGACTTTGACCTTGTTGCAACCTTTGACAAACTCTAA
- the chlG gene encoding chlorophyll synthase ChlG: MTETPENITTEQGQEEQGSKARQLLGMKGAADGETSIWKIRLQLMKPITWIPLIWGVVCGAASSGGYVWNIENFAMAMTCMLLSGPLLTGYTQTLNDYYDREIDAINEPYRPIPSGAISVPQVVAQILILLGAGIALSYGLDVWAGHDFPIMLVLTLGGSFVAYIYSAPPLKLKQNGWLGNYALGASYIALPWWAGHALFGTLTPTVMVVTLIYSFAGLGIAVVNDFKSVEGDEELGLKSLPVMFGVGTAAWICVIMIDAFQAGIAGYLVSIHEQIYALILLLLVIPQITFQNIYFLPDPLNNDVKYQASAQPFLVLGMLVAGLAMGHAGI, from the coding sequence ATGACTGAAACGCCAGAAAACATAACGACAGAGCAGGGGCAGGAAGAGCAAGGCTCGAAAGCCCGCCAACTGCTTGGGATGAAAGGAGCCGCCGACGGTGAAACATCCATCTGGAAAATCCGCCTCCAGCTCATGAAGCCCATCACTTGGATTCCACTAATTTGGGGCGTTGTCTGCGGTGCAGCATCCTCTGGCGGTTATGTCTGGAATATCGAAAATTTTGCGATGGCAATGACTTGTATGTTGCTATCTGGGCCACTCCTCACTGGCTATACCCAAACCCTAAACGATTACTATGATCGCGAAATCGATGCGATCAATGAACCATATCGCCCGATTCCTTCAGGAGCAATTTCGGTGCCTCAGGTTGTGGCGCAAATCCTAATCCTCTTAGGTGCTGGTATTGCTTTAAGTTACGGGCTCGATGTGTGGGCAGGTCACGATTTCCCAATTATGTTGGTGCTCACCTTGGGTGGTTCTTTTGTCGCATATATCTACTCTGCGCCTCCACTCAAACTCAAGCAAAATGGCTGGCTCGGAAACTACGCTCTCGGTGCAAGTTATATTGCTTTGCCTTGGTGGGCTGGCCACGCTTTGTTCGGGACGCTCACTCCTACCGTGATGGTTGTGACGCTCATCTACAGTTTTGCCGGTCTCGGTATTGCGGTTGTGAATGACTTTAAGAGTGTCGAAGGTGATGAAGAGCTTGGCCTCAAATCTTTACCTGTGATGTTCGGTGTAGGTACAGCTGCTTGGATTTGCGTGATTATGATTGATGCTTTTCAAGCGGGAATCGCTGGTTATCTCGTCAGTATCCATGAGCAAATCTATGCGTTGATTCTATTACTCTTAGTGATTCCGCAGATTACGTTCCAGAACATTTATTTCCTACCCGACCCTCTAAATAATGACGTGAAATATCAGGCCAGTGCTCAGCCTTTCCTCGTTTTGGGCATGTTGGTCGCTGGTTTGGCGATGGGTCACGCTGGTATCTAA
- a CDS encoding iron uptake porin — MTKFWKSLSTVGAALSVTVAGAAQAAPNDSAILDQLNNYSQEGRTDVAQVNSVFQLRDVAPSDWAFDALRNLVEKYNCIVGYPDGTFRGNRPLSRYEFAAGLNACMQQIERLIVGGGTDVDAADITRLRALVQEFEAELATLGARVDDIEGRVEFLEDNQFSTTTKLTGEVVFGLTDSFGDTSARDNGRNNINNATDDDTTETVFNNRVRLQLETSFTGKDTLITRLTAGNSTTLAPTGSGVGTLITDNLADNDIAVDWLAYYFPVGKANAYVAAVAGLQSDYVSTTFGAKGLEDLTGASGSLTYFAASSPIYLIGGGAGAGINFPAGPVEISLGYLADEHADPSEGAGLFNGDYGALAQIAFNIGDRIELGATYVNAYQTDSIFAFGGGSALVGSAGFRNGAGLVNSGVDSLNNTGGTESNTFGLQGRFDITDKVSLALFGLYSDVNVIGGGDEEIWSYAASLGFNDLGKDGNVLGLSVGVPPYVGGSAGGGDETPIQIEGFYKYQVNDNISVTPGVVWIDNAAEGFYGEDSALLGTVRTTFTF, encoded by the coding sequence ATGACAAAGTTCTGGAAATCTCTATCCACTGTCGGTGCAGCTCTCAGCGTCACTGTCGCAGGTGCAGCACAAGCAGCTCCTAACGATTCTGCAATTCTCGACCAACTCAACAACTACAGCCAAGAAGGCCGTACTGACGTTGCTCAAGTAAACAGCGTATTCCAACTCCGCGATGTTGCGCCCTCTGACTGGGCATTCGACGCACTCCGCAATCTTGTTGAGAAATACAACTGTATCGTTGGTTATCCCGATGGTACTTTCCGTGGTAACCGTCCCCTCAGTCGTTATGAGTTCGCAGCAGGCCTCAACGCTTGTATGCAACAAATTGAGCGTCTAATCGTTGGTGGTGGTACTGACGTAGATGCAGCAGACATCACTCGTCTCCGCGCTCTCGTTCAGGAATTCGAAGCTGAACTTGCAACTCTCGGTGCACGTGTAGACGACATCGAAGGCCGAGTTGAGTTTCTCGAAGACAATCAGTTCTCCACTACAACTAAACTCACAGGTGAAGTTGTTTTCGGCTTAACAGATAGTTTTGGAGATACTTCTGCCCGTGACAACGGTAGAAATAATATCAATAACGCCACTGATGACGACACCACGGAGACTGTCTTCAACAATCGTGTTCGTCTCCAGCTCGAAACTAGCTTCACTGGTAAAGACACACTTATTACTCGCTTGACTGCAGGCAATTCAACAACCCTTGCACCTACTGGAAGTGGTGTTGGTACCCTAATTACCGACAATTTGGCAGATAACGACATTGCTGTTGACTGGTTGGCTTATTATTTCCCTGTCGGTAAAGCGAATGCTTATGTTGCTGCAGTTGCTGGTTTGCAAAGCGACTATGTCAGCACAACTTTTGGCGCAAAAGGTCTTGAAGACTTAACTGGTGCAAGTGGTTCTCTGACTTATTTCGCTGCATCTAGTCCCATCTATTTGATTGGTGGTGGTGCTGGTGCCGGTATTAATTTCCCTGCTGGACCTGTTGAAATCTCTCTCGGTTATCTTGCTGATGAGCATGCTGACCCTAGTGAAGGTGCTGGCTTGTTCAACGGTGACTATGGTGCTTTAGCGCAGATTGCTTTCAATATTGGCGATCGCATCGAGCTTGGTGCTACTTATGTCAATGCTTACCAAACTGATTCTATTTTCGCTTTCGGTGGTGGTTCTGCCCTTGTTGGTAGTGCAGGTTTCCGTAATGGTGCTGGCCTAGTTAATTCTGGGGTTGACAGTCTCAATAATACTGGTGGTACTGAGTCGAATACTTTTGGTCTTCAAGGTCGTTTTGATATCACCGACAAAGTATCTCTAGCCCTTTTCGGCCTCTACTCTGACGTTAATGTTATCGGCGGTGGTGACGAAGAAATTTGGAGTTACGCTGCTAGTCTTGGCTTCAACGATTTAGGTAAAGATGGTAACGTTCTTGGCTTATCTGTGGGTGTTCCTCCTTATGTTGGTGGTAGCGCTGGCGGTGGTGACGAGACTCCCATCCAAATCGAAGGCTTCTATAAATATCAAGTTAACGACAATATCTCCGTTACTCCTGGTGTTGTCTGGATTGATAACGCTGCTGAAGGTTTCTATGGTGAAGACAGTGCTCTTCTCGGTACTGTCCGTACAACTTTCACCTTCTAA
- a CDS encoding alanine--glyoxylate aminotransferase family protein produces MSDRPTVSEKYLKKVDQLDLPPRLLLGPGPSNAHPRVLGALAMPPIGHLDPKYLEIMNEVKDLLRYTWQTSNEFTISASGTGSAAMEATLANTVEPGDVVLVGMNGYFGHRLVDMASRYGADIRTFSTDWGKAFTLEEITAAVAEHEPKVLALVHAETSTGARQPLEGVSEVCHKHGSMLLIDTVTSLSGVPLFLDEWGVDMAYSGTQKALACPPGLGPLTLGPRALEALNNRKTPVKNWYLDMSMISKYWGTGKRVYHHTAPVNMNYALREALMLVAEEGLENRWKRHQDAADLFWEGLEDMGLKCYVDKEIRLPTLTTVCIPDGVDGAAVAKQLMADYNIEIAGGLGDLAGKVWRVGLMGHNARAENVMLLLAALKKVLF; encoded by the coding sequence ATGAGCGATCGCCCCACCGTTAGCGAAAAATATCTCAAGAAAGTCGACCAACTCGATTTACCGCCTCGCCTTCTCCTCGGCCCTGGCCCCTCCAATGCTCACCCGCGAGTTTTAGGCGCATTGGCAATGCCTCCTATTGGTCACCTCGATCCCAAGTATTTGGAGATCATGAATGAAGTCAAAGATCTGCTGCGCTACACCTGGCAGACCTCTAACGAATTCACTATTTCCGCTAGTGGTACAGGTAGTGCCGCGATGGAAGCGACCCTCGCTAATACTGTTGAACCTGGCGATGTTGTTCTAGTGGGTATGAATGGCTATTTCGGTCATCGCCTTGTGGATATGGCAAGCCGCTATGGCGCAGACATTCGTACATTCTCTACGGATTGGGGTAAAGCTTTTACCCTGGAGGAAATCACTGCGGCAGTTGCAGAGCATGAACCCAAAGTGCTTGCGCTCGTCCACGCCGAAACCTCTACAGGTGCAAGACAGCCCCTCGAAGGTGTGAGCGAAGTCTGCCACAAACATGGCTCCATGTTGCTTATCGACACGGTGACCAGTTTGAGTGGTGTGCCCCTCTTCCTCGATGAATGGGGAGTGGATATGGCCTACAGCGGCACCCAAAAAGCCCTTGCTTGCCCTCCTGGCCTTGGCCCCCTAACTCTTGGTCCCCGTGCGCTCGAAGCATTAAATAACCGCAAGACCCCTGTTAAAAACTGGTATTTGGATATGTCCATGATCAGTAAATATTGGGGTACTGGTAAGCGGGTTTACCACCACACTGCGCCTGTGAATATGAATTATGCGCTCCGCGAAGCATTGATGCTGGTGGCTGAGGAAGGCCTCGAAAATCGCTGGAAGCGTCACCAAGATGCGGCAGATCTATTCTGGGAAGGTCTCGAAGACATGGGCCTCAAGTGCTATGTCGATAAAGAGATTCGCCTCCCAACTCTCACCACTGTTTGTATTCCTGATGGTGTTGATGGTGCTGCTGTTGCAAAACAATTAATGGCAGACTACAACATCGAAATTGCTGGTGGTCTCGGAGATCTTGCAGGCAAGGTTTGGCGTGTGGGTCTCATGGGTCATAATGCTCGTGCCGAAAACGTAATGTTACTTTTGGCGGCTCTAAAAAAGGTGTTGTTTTAG
- a CDS encoding 4a-hydroxytetrahydrobiopterin dehydratase, with product MALLTDADIQTKLAALPDWQRNGNAITKTYKFKNFVEAIAFVNRLVEPSEAADHHPDVSIFSYNKVTINLSTHDQGGLTEKDFSLAETFEKL from the coding sequence ATGGCACTACTCACTGACGCAGATATTCAAACCAAACTCGCAGCTCTTCCCGATTGGCAGCGCAACGGCAACGCAATCACCAAAACCTACAAGTTTAAAAACTTTGTTGAGGCGATCGCCTTCGTCAATAGATTAGTGGAACCATCCGAAGCTGCTGATCACCATCCAGACGTCAGCATCTTCTCCTATAACAAAGTCACCATTAACCTCTCCACCCATGACCAAGGAGGCCTCACCGAGAAGGATTTTTCTCTTGCTGAAACCTTCGAAAAGCTTTAA
- a CDS encoding IS1 family transposase (programmed frameshift), which produces MTIHCPQCNAQDIIKSGFAKNRQRFKCKQCNYQFTSFSKERGKPLWMKLEAVLMYMSGMSMNATAKILGVSAQSVLNWVRDFGEANYEKPTPESAVVVELDELWHFIQEKNKLWVWKAYDRNTGRLIDWELGSRDSRTLGHLLERFSQWQITVYCTDNWKPYQQLLENHPDAFHVISKKETIAIERNNSDNRHWFARFHRRTKVVSKSKHMVDLSMALFAKFRVNGSIELLRNWRLTLLS; this is translated from the exons ATGACAATTCACTGTCCCCAATGTAATGCTCAAGACATCATCAAAAGTGGATTCGCTAAAAATCGTCAACGATTTAAGTGTAAGCAGTGCAATTATCAATTTACAAGCTTTTCTAAAGAGCGGGGCAAGCCTCTCTGGATGAAATTAGAAGCTGTATTGATGTATATGAGTGGTATGTCCATGAATGCGACAGCCAAGATTCTCGGTGTATCAGCTCAATCAGTGCTCAATTGGGTAAGAGATTTCGGTGAAGCCAATTATGAAAAGCCCACTCCTGAGTCTGCTGTCGTGGTGGAGCTAGATGAGCTATGGCATTTTATCCAA GAAAAAAACAAACTTTGGGTCTGGAAAGCATATGACCGTAATACTGGGCGACTCATTGACTGGGAATTGGGAAGTCGTGATAGTCGAACTTTAGGTCATTTACTAGAGCGGTTCTCGCAATGGCAAATCACTGTCTATTGCACCGATAATTGGAAACCCTATCAACAGCTATTAGAGAATCACCCAGATGCTTTTCATGTCATTAGCAAGAAAGAGACAATAGCAATTGAGAGAAACAACTCAGACAATCGCCATTGGTTTGCTCGGTTTCATCGCAGGACGAAGGTCGTCTCTAAATCAAAACACATGGTGGACTTGAGCATGGCACTGTTTGCGAAATTTAGAGTGAATGGAAGTATTGAGCTACTGCGCAATTGGCGTTTAACATTACTCTCTTGA
- a CDS encoding thioredoxin domain-containing protein, whose translation MLAFFAVLLLSTGLWSCTPEDDAQADSPADKELEEQVLEIIRNNPEAILEAVQKYQQEQQQAQQEQQQAIAQEFQQTMTTNPKEVVGDAPVMGSEDFKVVLIEFSDFECPFCANAHSSIKTFMEKNGDTVTLAYKHLPLQQIHPQAIPAAQASWAAHQQDKFWEYHDRLFESQNQLGDRLYEEIAQELDLNLEKFQADIIAAEPTIQKDLELAQQLQLNGTPFFILASTETGKMETFSGALTPEEYEAKLSLVNTPDAKSETE comes from the coding sequence ATGCTTGCCTTTTTTGCTGTCCTTTTGCTCAGTACAGGTCTGTGGAGTTGTACACCTGAAGATGATGCACAAGCAGATAGCCCAGCGGATAAAGAGTTAGAGGAGCAAGTTTTAGAGATTATCCGCAATAATCCTGAGGCAATTCTTGAAGCGGTTCAGAAATATCAACAGGAGCAACAGCAGGCTCAGCAGGAACAGCAACAGGCGATCGCCCAAGAATTTCAGCAGACAATGACCACCAACCCGAAAGAGGTTGTTGGAGATGCTCCAGTGATGGGGTCTGAAGACTTTAAAGTCGTTTTAATCGAATTTTCTGATTTTGAATGTCCGTTCTGTGCCAATGCCCACAGCTCCATCAAAACCTTTATGGAGAAAAATGGCGATACGGTGACGCTTGCCTATAAGCACTTGCCATTGCAACAGATCCACCCCCAAGCTATCCCGGCGGCACAAGCATCTTGGGCGGCACACCAACAGGATAAGTTCTGGGAATATCACGACCGTCTTTTCGAAAGCCAAAATCAGTTAGGCGATCGCCTCTACGAAGAAATTGCACAAGAGCTAGACTTGAATCTCGAAAAATTTCAAGCTGATATTATTGCTGCCGAACCCACAATCCAAAAAGACCTTGAGCTAGCTCAACAGTTGCAATTAAATGGGACACCTTTCTTTATTTTGGCCTCCACAGAAACTGGGAAAATGGAGACATTTTCCGGTGCTCTGACTCCAGAGGAATATGAAGCTAAACTTTCTCTCGTTAACACTCCTGATGCTAAGTCTGAGACAGAATAA